The Sedimentisphaera salicampi genome includes a region encoding these proteins:
- a CDS encoding adenylosuccinate synthase, whose translation MNCCVTGLQWGDEGKGKVVDILAEQCDVVVRFAGGANAGHTVIVNNQKFALHLMPSGAVREDTACVIGNGVVFDPEIFLKELEGLEQKGFNFASRLFISENAHVVLSYHKLEDTLRESALGRNKIGTTNRGIGPCYADKIGRSFAVRMADFRRPEQLKSKLKKITDYKNKVFEAVYGAEPIDPEEVYQSCQTYSQKLGKYICNTTKYLHEAIDAGKKVLFEGAQGALLDLDHGTFPFVTSSNASALGMSTGSGIPAGKVDRFLGVVKSYTTRVGSGPFPTEQDNQTGQLIRDKGNEYGTTTGRPRRCGWFDGVAARYAAAIGGINELAVMHLDTLAGMDELKICPSYMLEGEKTNFFPVDAGDLERAECVYETLPGWNEDLSEVKEYEKLPENAKKYIEAIERVTGVRVSMIGTGPRRDQIIYKK comes from the coding sequence ATGAATTGTTGCGTTACAGGACTGCAGTGGGGAGATGAAGGCAAAGGCAAAGTCGTAGATATATTAGCCGAGCAGTGTGATGTGGTAGTTCGCTTTGCCGGCGGGGCAAATGCTGGGCATACTGTAATAGTAAATAATCAGAAATTCGCCCTCCACCTTATGCCGAGCGGCGCGGTGAGAGAGGATACTGCCTGCGTAATAGGCAACGGGGTAGTATTCGATCCGGAGATCTTTCTCAAAGAGCTTGAGGGTCTTGAGCAGAAGGGCTTCAATTTTGCAAGCAGGCTCTTTATCAGCGAAAATGCGCATGTTGTGCTCTCATACCACAAGCTTGAAGACACCCTGCGGGAATCAGCACTCGGCAGGAACAAAATCGGAACAACCAACCGCGGCATAGGCCCCTGCTATGCAGATAAGATCGGCAGAAGCTTTGCAGTTCGGATGGCAGATTTTAGAAGACCTGAGCAGCTGAAAAGCAAGCTCAAAAAGATAACAGACTATAAAAACAAGGTATTCGAGGCGGTTTACGGCGCAGAGCCGATTGATCCTGAAGAAGTTTACCAGAGCTGCCAAACATATTCCCAAAAGCTGGGTAAATATATATGCAACACAACTAAATACCTCCACGAGGCGATAGACGCGGGTAAGAAGGTGCTGTTTGAAGGCGCTCAGGGCGCACTGTTAGACCTTGACCACGGCACATTCCCCTTTGTTACCAGCTCCAACGCCTCAGCCCTTGGTATGAGCACCGGCTCGGGCATACCGGCAGGTAAGGTAGATCGCTTTCTCGGAGTTGTAAAATCATACACAACTCGCGTAGGCTCAGGGCCTTTCCCAACCGAGCAGGACAATCAGACAGGACAGCTCATCAGAGATAAGGGCAACGAATATGGAACAACCACCGGCCGGCCGAGAAGATGCGGCTGGTTCGACGGAGTTGCCGCAAGGTACGCAGCTGCCATAGGCGGGATAAACGAGCTTGCTGTGATGCATCTTGATACGCTTGCAGGCATGGACGAGCTGAAGATTTGCCCGAGCTATATGCTTGAAGGCGAAAAGACGAATTTCTTCCCTGTGGATGCGGGAGACCTCGAGAGGGCTGAGTGCGTTTACGAAACCCTCCCGGGCTGGAATGAAGACCTCTCGGAGGTGAAAGAGTATGAAAAGCTTCCGGAGAATGCCAAAAAATATATAGAAGCGATAGAAAGGGTTACAGGTGTTAGAGTGAGTATGATAGGCACAGGCCCGAGAAGAGACCAGATTATTTATAAAAAATAA
- a CDS encoding ArsR/SmtB family transcription factor: MKTETMQLYELKAEIIQAAAHPLRLAVIDFLAGGEQCVCDIASHLGAKRSNVSRHLSMMVRAGVLESRKDGLKMMYSLKTPCIVNFLDCVEQALRERIQSQSSLLESE, encoded by the coding sequence TTGAAAACAGAGACAATGCAGCTTTATGAGCTGAAAGCTGAGATAATTCAGGCGGCGGCTCACCCGCTTCGCCTCGCAGTGATTGATTTTCTTGCGGGCGGTGAGCAGTGCGTATGCGATATCGCCTCTCATCTGGGGGCTAAGCGGTCTAATGTTTCAAGGCATCTTTCAATGATGGTGAGGGCAGGCGTGCTTGAGAGCCGCAAAGACGGGCTCAAAATGATGTACTCGCTAAAAACGCCCTGTATCGTAAATTTCCTTGATTGCGTGGAGCAGGCTCTCAGAGAGCGAATCCAGAGCCAGAGCAGTTTGCTGGAGAGCGAGTAA
- a CDS encoding permease, producing MDWKKEWKKLAVIVAVFLGCFYLPAGWGRFDNAVMESLHLIKWYAQEHVLLCLIPAFFIAGAVSVFVSKASVMKYLGAKANKILAYGVASVSGTILAVCSCTVLPLFFGIYRMGAGLGPAVAFLYSGPAINILAVILTARILGLELGIARAVGAVVFSVVIGLTMHFIYRKEELEKADGQMNMPEPEVSRPLWQNGLFFGVMIGVLVFANWGAPNDFHFKTENGETFRAAVIESPEHSGREDGAYVLKILVGENAGEEAEIKAENIASKEAAAGAWTSIWKHKWVITSVFAVALAVILIFWFSIPAWKIIVGAVPVGILAFALPMEGMMVMIPFSAGVIALSWAASTTEGEAEEWFSSTWSFAKQILPLLFFGVIVAGLLLGRPGNEGLIPSEWVASAVGGNSVSANLFASVAGAFMYFATLTEVPILQGLIGAGMGKGPALALLLAGPALSLPNMLVIRSVMGTKKTLVFIALVIVMATICGIIFGSFF from the coding sequence ATGGACTGGAAAAAGGAATGGAAAAAGTTGGCAGTTATCGTCGCTGTTTTCCTTGGGTGTTTCTATCTGCCCGCAGGCTGGGGGCGTTTTGATAATGCAGTAATGGAATCGCTTCATCTTATTAAATGGTATGCTCAGGAACACGTGCTGTTATGCCTTATTCCTGCGTTTTTCATAGCTGGAGCTGTTTCGGTATTCGTCAGTAAGGCTTCTGTGATGAAGTATCTCGGGGCAAAGGCCAACAAAATTCTCGCTTACGGCGTTGCCTCGGTATCCGGCACAATCCTCGCAGTTTGCTCATGTACAGTTTTGCCGTTATTCTTCGGTATATACCGAATGGGGGCCGGTCTCGGCCCTGCGGTTGCCTTTCTTTATTCCGGGCCTGCAATAAACATCCTCGCGGTAATCCTCACAGCGAGAATTCTCGGCCTTGAGCTGGGAATAGCCCGTGCAGTTGGTGCGGTTGTTTTCAGCGTCGTAATTGGCCTTACAATGCATTTTATCTACCGAAAAGAAGAGCTCGAAAAGGCTGACGGCCAGATGAATATGCCCGAGCCAGAGGTTTCCCGTCCTCTCTGGCAGAACGGACTGTTTTTCGGCGTGATGATAGGGGTTTTGGTATTCGCAAACTGGGGAGCTCCTAATGATTTCCATTTCAAAACCGAAAACGGAGAAACCTTCCGAGCGGCAGTAATAGAAAGCCCTGAGCATTCAGGCAGAGAAGACGGGGCTTACGTTCTAAAAATTCTCGTCGGGGAAAATGCCGGCGAAGAGGCTGAAATCAAGGCTGAGAATATTGCAAGCAAGGAAGCTGCCGCCGGCGCTTGGACAAGCATCTGGAAGCACAAATGGGTGATTACTTCCGTTTTTGCCGTCGCTCTTGCGGTAATACTGATATTCTGGTTTTCAATTCCTGCTTGGAAAATTATAGTCGGTGCAGTGCCTGTTGGTATTCTTGCTTTTGCCCTCCCGATGGAAGGGATGATGGTGATGATTCCATTTTCTGCAGGGGTGATAGCCCTTTCCTGGGCAGCGAGCACTACAGAAGGCGAAGCGGAGGAGTGGTTCAGCTCTACGTGGTCTTTTGCCAAACAGATTCTGCCTCTGCTGTTTTTCGGCGTAATCGTGGCAGGTCTTTTGCTTGGAAGGCCAGGGAATGAAGGCCTGATTCCCTCGGAATGGGTGGCCAGCGCGGTAGGCGGAAATTCGGTCTCCGCAAATCTTTTCGCCTCAGTGGCGGGGGCATTTATGTATTTCGCCACATTGACAGAGGTTCCGATTCTCCAAGGGCTCATTGGAGCGGGGATGGGCAAAGGCCCGGCGCTTGCCCTGCTTCTTGCAGGTCCGGCTTTGAGCCTCCCGAATATGCTGGTAATCCGTTCAGTGATGGGAACAAAGAAGACGCTCGTTTTCATAGCGCTGGTGATCGTGATGGCCACTATTTGCGGAATAATTTTTGGAAGTTTCTTTTAA
- a CDS encoding universal stress protein produces the protein MLKTAVIKLDLKEPAEKLLEMAEFMRHFGTKTLHIISTADNHRNRKSINEKTEEAAEKFRSLGYNAQVHIRRGNSATQTLKLAEELKADYIGLYWIPAGVIRRALLGSVDAEILWRARIPVFVYKRRGYLDKKKKLESLLYATDFQETDSKVLPYLCHQQNPAVKLYLLHVGERAPDPYAEQQRRELAKKNLARLAEKCSKAFGSVEQIEVVGWPKRRILFQAWSKDVDLVVLGQSDKSSTFEKILGSTAEAVVHKSRRNALLIP, from the coding sequence ATGTTAAAAACTGCTGTAATAAAATTAGACCTCAAAGAACCCGCAGAAAAGCTGCTGGAGATGGCGGAGTTTATGCGACATTTCGGCACAAAAACCCTGCATATAATTTCTACAGCGGACAACCACAGAAACCGCAAGAGCATCAATGAAAAAACCGAAGAAGCGGCGGAAAAATTCCGCAGCCTTGGGTACAACGCTCAGGTTCATATCCGCAGAGGCAATTCAGCTACACAAACGCTCAAACTCGCTGAGGAATTAAAAGCTGATTACATCGGCCTCTACTGGATTCCCGCCGGCGTGATACGAAGGGCTCTTCTGGGAAGTGTGGATGCGGAGATTCTCTGGCGGGCGAGGATACCTGTTTTTGTGTATAAACGACGGGGATATCTCGATAAGAAAAAGAAACTCGAGAGCCTTCTCTATGCCACCGACTTTCAGGAAACCGACAGCAAGGTGCTGCCGTATCTCTGCCATCAGCAGAATCCCGCTGTTAAGCTTTATCTGCTCCATGTTGGTGAGCGTGCGCCGGATCCGTATGCAGAGCAGCAGAGGCGGGAGCTTGCGAAAAAGAATCTCGCCCGTCTTGCGGAGAAGTGCAGCAAGGCTTTCGGATCGGTTGAACAGATTGAAGTGGTGGGCTGGCCGAAAAGACGCATACTCTTTCAGGCTTGGAGCAAGGATGTAGATCTTGTGGTTCTGGGGCAGTCTGATAAATCAAGCACCTTCGAGAAAATCCTCGGCTCCACTGCTGAGGCTGTGGTTCATAAATCAAGGCGTAATGCGCTGCTTATTCCGTAG
- a CDS encoding BCCT family transporter produces MHFAKKNLVFIVSLISAGSLILIGAFSPSLLDKASGTVYQSIIDNFGWSYLIAAFFFLVFSICIAFSRFGSIKLGNDYEKPQYSYFGWFSMLFAAGMGIGIIFWGVAEPMSHYLNPPDYIDQQSGTAANFAMQYSFFHWGLQPWAVYITMSLSIAYFSFRRGMPTLISSCFYPLIGERIYGTLGYLIDILAVFATLFGIVTSLGLGAMQITSGLGSVFGFADSFGITVVIIAAATVLFLISSMTGLDKGIQILSKMNILLAILLLLFMFIVGPTSFIMNTFTNTLADYMSNLLDMSLSTNPFRSYQWTQTWTIFYWAWWISWSPFVGLFVASISRGRTIREFIIGALLVPTILSFAWFSVFGGSAFSLELGGAEIASVVSENVSAGLFEVYNHFPLSAGLSLVTVMLLGVFFVTSADSATYVLAMMTSNGKRSPSAGKKIVWGLTVSLTAVILLSSGGLHALRKMSIAAALPFTLIMLFMSWSLLKGLKYEYSQRNHEQIKKQIARSKGAQES; encoded by the coding sequence ATGCATTTTGCAAAAAAGAATCTGGTTTTTATTGTCTCGCTTATAAGCGCAGGTTCGCTGATTCTGATTGGCGCATTCAGCCCCAGCCTTCTTGATAAGGCATCCGGGACAGTTTATCAGTCTATCATTGATAATTTCGGTTGGTCTTACCTGATAGCGGCATTTTTCTTTCTCGTTTTCAGTATATGTATTGCATTCAGCCGATTCGGCAGCATTAAGCTGGGCAACGACTACGAAAAGCCCCAATACTCATATTTCGGCTGGTTCAGTATGCTTTTTGCAGCAGGGATGGGGATTGGTATTATCTTCTGGGGCGTGGCCGAACCCATGAGCCACTACCTAAACCCGCCGGACTACATCGATCAGCAGTCTGGAACTGCGGCAAATTTCGCCATGCAGTACAGCTTTTTCCACTGGGGCCTCCAGCCATGGGCGGTTTATATCACGATGAGCCTTTCCATTGCTTATTTCTCGTTCCGCAGGGGAATGCCCACGCTTATCTCGAGCTGTTTCTATCCGCTGATAGGCGAGCGTATTTACGGCACTCTCGGATATCTGATCGACATACTTGCAGTCTTCGCCACGCTTTTCGGAATCGTTACTTCGCTCGGGCTCGGGGCGATGCAGATTACCAGCGGGCTTGGCTCGGTGTTTGGATTTGCCGATTCCTTCGGGATTACGGTGGTGATAATCGCAGCGGCCACTGTGCTTTTTCTGATATCGAGCATGACAGGGCTTGATAAGGGCATCCAGATACTCAGCAAAATGAATATCCTGCTTGCCATACTCCTTCTGCTTTTTATGTTCATCGTTGGGCCAACGAGCTTTATAATGAACACCTTCACAAACACCCTTGCAGATTATATGTCTAACCTGCTGGATATGAGCCTTTCAACAAACCCATTCAGGAGCTATCAGTGGACTCAGACATGGACGATTTTCTACTGGGCATGGTGGATATCATGGTCGCCGTTTGTGGGGCTGTTTGTGGCGAGTATATCAAGAGGCAGAACTATACGGGAATTTATCATTGGAGCCCTGCTCGTTCCAACAATCCTCAGCTTCGCATGGTTCAGCGTGTTTGGAGGTTCGGCCTTCAGCCTTGAGCTGGGCGGAGCAGAGATTGCTTCTGTTGTATCGGAAAACGTATCTGCGGGACTCTTCGAAGTGTACAACCACTTCCCGCTGAGTGCGGGGCTCTCGCTGGTTACAGTTATGCTGCTGGGTGTTTTCTTTGTAACCTCAGCAGATTCTGCTACCTACGTTTTGGCGATGATGACCTCTAACGGGAAGCGGTCTCCCTCGGCCGGCAAGAAAATTGTATGGGGGCTCACCGTTTCGCTCACTGCCGTAATACTGCTCAGTTCAGGCGGTCTGCACGCCTTGCGGAAGATGTCTATCGCTGCTGCACTGCCGTTTACTCTGATTATGCTGTTTATGAGCTGGAGCCTGCTGAAAGGCCTCAAATACGAATACAGCCAGAGAAACCATGAGCAAATCAAAAAACAAATCGCCCGATCAAAAGGCGCACAAGAATCCTGA
- a CDS encoding thioredoxin family protein, whose protein sequence is MKKIQVLGTGCPKCKKLAENAEAAAEELGIEYEIEKVTQLNDIMQMGVMMTPALAIDGEVKVTGKTASPDDIKAMLA, encoded by the coding sequence ATGAAAAAGATTCAAGTTTTAGGTACAGGCTGCCCAAAGTGCAAAAAGCTGGCTGAAAATGCTGAGGCAGCTGCTGAAGAGCTCGGTATCGAATACGAAATCGAAAAGGTTACCCAGCTCAACGATATAATGCAGATGGGGGTTATGATGACGCCCGCCTTAGCGATTGACGGGGAAGTGAAGGTAACCGGAAAGACTGCTTCCCCTGATGATATCAAAGCGATGCTTGCCTGA
- a CDS encoding thioredoxin family protein produces the protein MNKTGKIITVAVLIAVVGIVIAMKQKDNSPDAQRASENSADVQANQTPDQPEKSESKQDAEKLPHLIDLGAGKCVPCKMMKPILDELKQNYNQQFKITFIDVWKNEDQAKKYDVKMIPTQIFYDASGEELFRHEGFYSKEDILSKWEELGIEIQKER, from the coding sequence ATGAACAAAACAGGAAAGATAATTACCGTAGCTGTGCTTATCGCAGTCGTGGGTATTGTGATAGCAATGAAGCAGAAGGACAATTCTCCAGATGCCCAGAGAGCTTCTGAGAACTCGGCAGATGTTCAAGCAAACCAGACCCCAGACCAGCCTGAAAAAAGCGAATCAAAACAGGACGCAGAAAAGCTGCCTCATTTGATCGATTTAGGTGCTGGCAAGTGCGTTCCGTGCAAGATGATGAAGCCCATTCTTGACGAGCTCAAGCAAAACTACAATCAGCAGTTTAAGATAACTTTTATTGACGTATGGAAAAATGAAGATCAGGCTAAGAAATATGATGTGAAGATGATCCCCACTCAGATTTTCTATGATGCTTCCGGCGAGGAGCTTTTCAGGCACGAAGGTTTCTATTCAAAAGAAGATATCTTGAGCAAGTGGGAAGAGCTCGGCATAGAGATACAAAAAGAAAGATAG
- a CDS encoding cytochrome c biogenesis CcdA family protein — protein sequence MQELFTQLTQAVEGAWYFAVAASFIWGILSIILSPCHLASIPLIVGFIDEQGRMSAKRAFWISTLFSAGILITIAAIGAVTAFAGRMMGDVGRYGNYFVALIFFAVGLYLLEVLPNPFSAPGQVGMKRKGMLAAFILGLVFGIALGPCTFAYMAPMLGVTFKLASTNLSYGILLLLVYGIGHCSVIVFAGTFTEVVQRYMNWNEKSKGAVILKKICGALVILGGLWLIYTA from the coding sequence ATGCAGGAGCTTTTTACCCAATTAACTCAGGCCGTGGAAGGCGCGTGGTACTTTGCAGTTGCAGCCTCGTTTATCTGGGGGATATTAAGCATAATCCTCAGCCCCTGCCACTTAGCCAGCATACCTCTGATTGTGGGCTTTATCGACGAGCAGGGGAGGATGTCTGCAAAGCGGGCGTTCTGGATATCAACCTTGTTTTCCGCGGGCATCCTGATCACCATCGCAGCGATTGGAGCTGTTACCGCGTTTGCCGGAAGAATGATGGGAGATGTGGGCAGATACGGCAACTATTTTGTGGCGCTGATATTCTTTGCCGTAGGGCTGTATTTGCTTGAGGTTTTGCCGAATCCGTTTTCTGCACCCGGGCAGGTTGGTATGAAACGCAAAGGTATGCTTGCAGCATTTATCCTCGGCCTTGTTTTCGGCATCGCCCTTGGCCCGTGCACATTTGCGTATATGGCTCCTATGCTGGGAGTAACTTTCAAGCTGGCATCCACGAATCTCAGCTACGGCATACTCCTCCTGCTGGTTTACGGCATAGGCCACTGCTCTGTTATTGTATTTGCCGGAACATTTACAGAGGTTGTTCAGCGGTATATGAACTGGAATGAAAAATCCAAAGGTGCTGTGATTTTGAAGAAAATCTGCGGAGCGCTTGTGATTTTAGGCGGGCTCTGGCTGATTTACACCGCCTGA
- a CDS encoding arsenate reductase ArsC: MENTEKLKVLFLCTGNSCRSQMAEGWARHLNNDCIEPYSAGIETHGLNPNAVKVMAEAGPDISGHLSKHLDELKNVDFDFVVTVCGHANENCPMFPGKAKVVHVGFDDPPKLAADAVSEEEALNCYRKVRDEIKEFVLKMPEALNQ, encoded by the coding sequence ATGGAAAATACAGAAAAGCTCAAAGTTTTGTTTCTATGTACCGGCAATTCCTGCCGCAGCCAAATGGCGGAAGGCTGGGCACGGCATCTGAATAATGACTGCATTGAACCTTATTCTGCAGGCATCGAAACGCACGGCCTGAATCCAAATGCTGTGAAGGTGATGGCTGAGGCCGGCCCGGATATCTCCGGGCATCTTTCAAAACACCTTGATGAGCTGAAAAACGTTGATTTTGATTTCGTGGTAACCGTATGCGGGCATGCAAACGAAAACTGCCCTATGTTCCCGGGGAAAGCCAAAGTTGTCCATGTTGGCTTTGATGACCCGCCTAAGCTCGCTGCCGATGCCGTCTCAGAAGAAGAGGCTCTAAATTGCTATCGAAAAGTAAGAGATGAGATAAAAGAATTTGTCCTAAAAATGCCCGAAGCGCTGAATCAGTGA
- a CDS encoding DUF3748 domain-containing protein yields the protein MKKSVLTVLLITAASLSAGKLDRGSRNNLPETANLKQLTTKTQNHYISPYGGFSPDGKWIVYDTRADGPLMGSNPYIEKVNTQNRKIKRVYEVPGQNEYGPGCGTPAYHPFKDQIIFIRGIKNASKSRPYDLHRRTCVMVDENAAPGKGIYMDARDVYPPFTPGALRGGTHAHQFSGCGEWIGFTYNDAVMAELEEKTGRKLNLRTVGVMKRGTPVEVSGHTETENNSGRCFSVVVSSVVPDPEPGSNQISRAFSNAWVGENGYRKKDGTYQPAQAYLGKLKTESGEELVELFISDIPENIQTSGRNGAIEGTKTQMPSPPEGVKQRRLTYTGERKYPGIVLSPRHWVLSSSDGKYIAYLAKDNEGVVQLFAVSPAGGEPIQLTKHDTSVQDTFFWKPGSHAVCYVCDNSVFALKIKDGRPCEPARLTKRFSSHPINPCWSRDGSMIAFNLDTAESGKQYRQIFLLTLSEDTNS from the coding sequence ATGAAAAAATCTGTCTTAACAGTTTTACTTATAACAGCAGCATCCCTCTCAGCCGGAAAGTTAGATAGAGGCAGTAGAAACAATCTGCCCGAAACTGCAAACTTAAAACAGCTTACAACTAAGACGCAAAACCATTACATCAGCCCTTATGGCGGCTTCTCGCCGGACGGGAAATGGATCGTTTACGATACACGGGCGGACGGGCCGCTTATGGGCTCAAATCCGTATATCGAAAAGGTGAATACGCAAAACAGAAAGATAAAGAGGGTTTATGAAGTGCCCGGGCAGAATGAATACGGCCCGGGCTGCGGAACGCCTGCATATCACCCGTTCAAAGATCAGATCATTTTCATAAGAGGCATAAAAAACGCCTCCAAATCCCGACCCTACGACCTGCACCGCAGAACCTGCGTTATGGTGGATGAAAATGCTGCCCCCGGCAAGGGGATCTATATGGATGCAAGAGATGTTTACCCCCCATTCACACCCGGCGCTTTGCGGGGCGGAACCCACGCCCATCAGTTCAGCGGCTGCGGCGAGTGGATCGGCTTTACATACAACGATGCGGTAATGGCAGAGCTCGAGGAGAAAACAGGCCGAAAGCTCAATCTCCGCACGGTTGGCGTTATGAAAAGAGGGACGCCGGTAGAGGTGTCCGGGCATACTGAAACTGAAAACAATTCGGGCAGGTGCTTTTCTGTGGTTGTCTCAAGTGTTGTGCCAGATCCAGAGCCCGGTTCAAATCAGATAAGCAGGGCTTTCAGCAATGCATGGGTTGGCGAAAATGGGTATCGTAAAAAAGACGGGACATACCAGCCCGCTCAGGCATATTTAGGCAAACTCAAAACTGAATCAGGGGAAGAATTAGTTGAGCTGTTCATCTCAGATATCCCAGAGAATATCCAAACCTCCGGCAGGAATGGGGCAATTGAAGGCACGAAAACGCAAATGCCTTCGCCGCCGGAAGGAGTAAAGCAAAGACGGCTCACCTATACCGGCGAGAGAAAATATCCGGGCATCGTTTTGAGCCCGCGGCACTGGGTGCTCTCAAGCTCAGATGGAAAATACATCGCATATCTTGCAAAAGATAACGAGGGGGTGGTGCAGCTTTTCGCCGTTTCGCCTGCAGGAGGCGAGCCCATCCAGCTCACAAAACACGATACCAGCGTGCAGGACACCTTCTTCTGGAAGCCCGGCAGCCATGCCGTCTGCTACGTATGCGATAACAGCGTATTTGCTTTGAAGATAAAAGACGGCAGACCGTGCGAGCCGGCAAGGCTAACAAAAAGATTTTCCAGCCACCCAATAAACCCATGCTGGAGCAGAGATGGCAGCATGATAGCATTCAATCTGGATACTGCTGAATCAGGCAAGCAGTACCGCCAGATATTCCTGCTCACCCTGAGCGAAGATACAAACTCATAA